A window of the Oryza brachyantha chromosome 5, ObraRS2, whole genome shotgun sequence genome harbors these coding sequences:
- the LOC102721079 gene encoding zinc transporter 5 yields the protein MASPKLAALCLVVAACCLPELAAAECDCATDTAGQDKAQSLRLKIIAIFCILAGSALGAALPSLGNRFPAIQPETDVFLTVKAFAGGVILATGLVHILPAAFDALNSPCLVGGPWKKFPFAGMFAMVSAIGTLIVDTVATGYFHRTDAKRKAAAIADEPTGNDLEATDEHSHSHAHGMSVMSVAAADEEDLVRHRVISQVLELGVVVHSLIIGMSLGASNFPSTVRPLVPALTFHQFFEGIGLGGCIVQAKFKVRSVVTMALFFSLTTPVGIAIGIAISSVYDANNPRALVVQGILESAAAGILVYMALVDILAEDFMKTKVQSRARLQLAMNLALLLGAGLMSLIAIWA from the exons atggcgtccCCGAAGCTAGCGGCCCTCTGCCTTGTGGTGGCGGCGTGTTGCTTGCCGGAGCTCGCGGCCGCGGAGTGCGACTGCGCGACGGACACGGCGGGGCAGGACAAGGCGCAGTCGCTGCGGCTCAAGATCATCGCCATCTTCTGCATCCTCGCGGGCAGCGCCCTCGGGGCGGCTCTGCCTTCGCTTGGCAACAGGTTCCCGGCGATCCAGCCGGAGACCGACGTCTTCCTCACCGTCAAggccttcgccggcggcgtcatcCTCGCCACGGGCCTCGTGCACATCCTGCCCGCGGCCTTCGACGCTCTCAACTCGCCGTGCCTCGTCGGCGGCCCGTGGAAGAAGTTCCCGTTCGCCGGGATGTTCGCCATGGTCTCCGCCATCGGCACGCTCATCGTGGACACCGTCGCCACGGGGTACTTCCACCGGACGGACGCCAAGAGGAAGGCCGCGGCCATCGCCGACGAGCCGACCGGAAACGACCTGGAGGCCACCGACGAGCACAGCCACAGCCACGCCCACGGCATGTCCGTCatgtccgtcgccgccgccgacgaggaggacctTGTCCGCCACCGCGTCATCTCTCAG GTGCTGGAGTTGGGAGTGGTGGTGCACTCGCTCATCATCGGGATGTCGCTGGGCGCGTCCAACTTCCCGAGCACGGTGCGCCCGCTCGTGCCGGCGCTGACGTTTCACCAGTTCTTCGAGGGCATCGGCCTCGGCGGCTGCATCGTTCAG GCTAAGTTCAAGGTCAGGTCCGTGGTGACAATGGCGCTCTTCTTCTCCCTCACGACGCCGGTCGGCATCGCCATCGGGATCGCGATCTCCTCCGTCTACGACGCCAACAACCCCAGGGCGCTGGTCGTCCAGGGGATCCtcgagtcggcggcggcggggatccTCGTCTACATGGCGCTCGTGGACATCCTCGCCGAGGACTTCATGAAGACCAAGGTCCAGAGCAGGGCCCGCCTGCAGCTCGCCATGAACCTCGCCCTGCTGCTCGGCGCCGGGCTCATGTCGCTGATCGCCATCTGGGCGTGA
- the LOC102718839 gene encoding zinc transporter 9-like: protein MAFDLKRILYLLAVFSLPLLAVAADCECQPSDEGHDKGKSRTLKIIAIFCILVGSSAGCAIPSLGRRFPALRPDTNFFFAIKAFAAGVILATAFVHILPVSFDKLGSPCLTSGPWRKYPFTGLVAMLGAEATLLIDTIATGYFQRVQDSRAAAAAVVVGCPDATPHHDHELGGHAHGVSAAIASATMHNGAADCDADDRAKLTRHRVISQVLELGIIVHSIIIGISLGASESPSTIRPLVAALTFHQFFEGIGLGGCIVQARFRLKSTVTMAIFFSITTPLGIVIGIGISSAYNENSPTALIVEGLLDAAAAGILNYMALVDLLAEDFMNPRVHKSGMLQLLISVSLLVGTALMSLLGIWA, encoded by the exons ATGGCTTTTGATCTCAAGCGAATACTGTATCTTCTTGCCGTCTTCTCCCTCCCcttgctcgccgtcgccgcggacTGTGAGTGCCAGCCCAGCGACGAAGGCCACGACAAGGGTAAGTCTAGGACGCTCAAGATCATCGCCATCTTCTGCATCCTCGTAGGAAGCTCAGCGGGATGCGCCATCCCATCGCTCGGCCGGAGGTTCCCGGCGCTCAGGCCGGATACGAACTTCTTCTTCGCCATCAaggccttcgccgccggcgtcatcCTCGCCACGGCATTCGTTCACATCCTCCCGGTGTCCTTCGACAAGCTCGGCTCGCCGTGCCTCACCTCCGGGCCGTGGAGGAAGTACCCGTTCACCGGCCTCGTCGCCATGCTCGGCGCCGAAGCCACCCTCCTCATCGACACGATCGCCACGGGCTACTTCCAGCGCGTGCAGgacagccgcgccgccgccgcggctgtcGTCGTCGGGTGCCCGGACGCGACGCCGCACCACGACCATGAGCTCGGCGGCCACGCGCACGGCGTGTCCGCCGCGATCGCGTCGGCCACTATGCACAACGGCGCCGCCGACTGCGACGCCGATGACCGCGCAAAGCTCACCCGCCATCGCGTCATCTCGcag GTGTTGGAGCTTGGGATCATAGTGCATTCGATTATCATCGGGATTTCACTAGGTGCATCCGAGAGCCCCAGCACGATCAGACCACTCGTGGCCGCTCTAACATTTCATCAGTTCTTCGAAGGGATAGGACTTGGAGGATGCATCGTTCAG GCCAGGTTCCGTCTCAAGTCCACGGTGACAATGGCGATCTTCTTCTCGATCACCACGCCACTTGGGATCGTGATTGGCATCGGCATCTCCTCTGCTTACAACGAGAATAGCCCCACGGCCCTGATCGTCGAGGGCCTCCtcgacgcggcggccgccggaaTCCTCAACTACATGGCCCTGGTCGACCTTCTGGCCGAGGATTTCATGAACCCTAGGGTGCACAAGAGTGGAATGCTGCAGCTCCTCATCAGCGTCTCGCTGCTGGTCGGGACGGCTTTGATGTCCTTGCTTGGTATTTGGGCCTGA